The Bos indicus x Bos taurus breed Angus x Brahman F1 hybrid chromosome 3, Bos_hybrid_MaternalHap_v2.0, whole genome shotgun sequence genome includes a window with the following:
- the NRAS gene encoding GTPase NRas — translation MTEYKLVVVGAGGVGKSALTIQLIQNHFVDEYDPTIEDSYRKQVVIDGETCLLDILDTAGQEEYSAMRDQYMRTGEGFLCVFAINNSKSFADINLYREQIKRVKDSDDVPMVLVGNKCDLPTRTVDTKQAHELAKSYGIPFIETSAKTRQGVEDAFYTLVREIRQYRMKKLNSSDDGTQGCMGLPCVVM, via the exons ATGACTGAGTACAAACTGGTGGTGGTTGGAGCAGGTGGTGTTGGGAAAAGTGCACTGACAATCCAGCTAATCCAGAACCACTTTGTAGATGAATATGATCCCACCATAGAG GATTCCTACCGAAAACAGGTGGTTATAGATGGTGAAACCTGTCTGTTGGACATACTGGATACAGCTGGACAAGAGGAGTACAGTGCCATGAGAGACCAATACATGAGGACAGGCGAAGGCTTCCTTTGTGTGTTTGCCATCAATAATAGCAaatcatttgcagatattaacCTCTACAG GGAACAGATAAAGCGTGTAAAGGACTCGGATGATGTACCTATGGTGCTAGTAGGAAACAAGTGTGATTTGCCAACAAGGACAGTTGACACAAAACAAGCCCATGAACTGGCCAAAAGTTATGGGATTCCATTCATTGAAACCTCAGCCAAGACCAGACAG gGTGTTGAAGATGCCTTTTACACACTGGTAAGAGAAATACGTCAGTACCGAATGAAAAAGCTCAACAGCAGTGATGATGGCACTCAAGGCTGTATGGGGTTGCCGTGTGTGGTGATGTAA